A window of Bactrocera tryoni isolate S06 unplaced genomic scaffold, CSIRO_BtryS06_freeze2 scaffold_25, whole genome shotgun sequence genomic DNA:
agtgcgaattaTTGGAAGtggtgcaaacaaaaaacaataggGCAATTCAGAGTCTGGTGCATCTGAGTttgcaaaattatgcaattgcaaatatttaccatcaACAGTGAACGTCTTTTTTGTGATTTCTGTGCAACCCTTGCAAATACTATTAACTCACAGCTGATCGGTGAGGAAAAACGTTGTTTGTAAACACAAATTGTTTGTCGcacaaattggaaaatatgccgaaaaaaagttttagagaaaaattaACTGACGCTTTAATTGATGAAGCTGCTGAAGAAATTATGGACATTGaaggtaagaaatatttttatgcagaaTTTCAGttaataacaattttcttcTAGAAATCGAAAGTGATGATGACGCAGTGGATGCAGTGTTAGATGAATTGGCTGACAATATATCTGTTATTATGGAATGTCGGCGAGGAGATTATAGCACAATACCTAAGTCAGACATTTGGCGCAATAATATTTTGACAACACTGGACGAAGACCGATTCCGCCAAATGTTAAGAGTAGATAGAGACCAATATAATATGCTggttgatttaataaaaaacgatGAGGAATTCAACAAAGCGCACTCATGTAAGCAATTTTCTGTCGAATTGCAATTAGCAATCACACTGTTTCGTTTGGGTTCGTCGGGAGAAAGCGCAGCATTTAGAAAAATAGCGACAATTTTTGGAGTGGGAGATGGCGAAACTATATCGCTAATAACAAAAAGAATCTTTAGAGTGTTCTTGCGTCACCAATCTAAGTATATATATTGGCCCA
This region includes:
- the LOC120780440 gene encoding protein ALP1-like codes for the protein MPKKSFREKLTDALIDEAAEEIMDIEEIESDDDAVDAVLDELADNISVIMECRRGDYSTIPKSDIWRNNILTTLDEDRFRQMLRVDRDQYNMLVDLIKNDEEFNKAHSCKQFSVELQLAITLFRLGSSGESAAFRKIATIFGVGDGETISLITKRIFRVFLRHQSKYIYWPNEVERSKIVSDTFDELPFCIGYIDGTEIKLAESPIEDHTSYFSRNHIYSIKAQIVWTTNE